The genomic region tgcacactcctggcattctctcaaccagcttcatgaggaattattttccaacagtcttccaACATATCCTGAGCACTTGCTTCtcattcactctgcagtccaactcatcccaaaccatctcaattcggTTGAGGTTGGGTgtttgtggaagccaggtcatctaatgcagcactccactctccttggttaaatagcccttacacagcctggaggtgtgttttggatcattgtcctgttgaaaaacaattgatagtcccactaagcacaaaccagatgggatggcgtatcactacagaatgctgaggtagccatgttggttaagtgtgccttgaattctaaataaatcagacggtgtcgggtgcttttctggtgacactgtcacacctcctcctccatgcttcacagtgggaaccacacttgcagagatcatccgttcacctactctcttcttcttattggtgtcctttggtagtggtttctttgcagcaaattgaCCATGAacacctgattcacacagtctcctctgaacagttgatgttgagatgtcttttacttgaactctgtgaagcatttatctggaggtgcagttaactaacttatcctctgcagcagaggaaactctgggtcGTCCTTTCATGTGGCGCTCTTCATGAGAGCTGGTTTCATCATaccgcttgatggtttttgcgactgcacatgaaGATTAGTTCTTGAAATTTTTCAGATGACTAAGACATGAAGTCAGTCAATGATAGActattgtttctctttgcttatttgagttggtcttttactaaatagggccatcttctgtataccacccctgcccttgtcacaacacaactgatcggCTCAAACGCATTGATgacagaaattccacaaatgaacatttaacaaggcacacatgctgagtgtacaaagctgtcaaggaaaatatattttgatttgttcaacacttttttggttactacatgtcaTTTCGTagttgacgtcttcactattattttactaTATAGAAGATAGTAAaaagaaaaacccctgaatgagtaggtgtcaagtCAATGTGATGGTTATACTGTACATTGTCATTGCCAGTGGCGTTCCCTTGTGGGAAGAAGCAGAGTGAGGCTTCACTGCGCCGCTCTCTACTGGACGAGTCCGTGCCCTTCAACCCGACCTTCCGCCACTCTGACATGAACCTCACTATCACCACGGAGGGGGAAAGGAACTCGACCTCCACCCTACTTGCGATTAACTCAACCCAGCCAGGGGGGAACGGCACCGAGTACATGGAGGACGTTAATGAAGACACCCGGATAGTAGGAGGGCAGCtggagaggcagggaggaagcCCATGGCAGGTAGGCCTACAACACACAGGGCTAAAGGGGTGGTAAgcagggttgtgttcagtaggcacAAATTGGAAGAAACAGTCCAGAACAAAGTGAAATGGTGGAGGGGGGAGTAAGTGTGCTGGAGGCGTGGTCTAAGAAACATATTGCCgaaatgtagaaaattgtaaaagtGAGGCCCCTGAATAAGTCCAATGAGTAAGTTTTTGTATCTGGTTACAAGGCGGTTTTCTATGGCGTGTCCTACTGACAGAACCGTGGAAGGCGTCAGTGGCACTGCAGGCCACTGCAATCTCATAAATCATAGGGGATGTAGTGTATGATGATAATAGTGTTTGTGGCATACCCCTAATACTAGTCCTACCTGTTCCATGACCCTGCAGGTCATGCTCTGTAGGGAGGATGGATATGGCTTCTGTGGGGGAACTCTGATCAGTCAGCGCTGGGTGGTCAGTTCCGCACACTGCATGCATAAAATCCCTGACCATGTGACTATCGGTGAGACTATGTGATCCCATGTTTAGAAGTAGTGAGCACACTGTTGAATGCTCCAGCAGTTTGAATTGAGTGTAACTTGTCGATCATGATGATCCACTGTGCCTGTTTAAACTGTCTGTCTGATTTACAGGGGACTATGACAAGCAGCGTCACGACCCAGGTGAGCAGAAGATTAAGGTGGCCAAGGTCGTCGTCCACCCTCACTTCCACGACTACACCTTCGATAGCGACATTGCTCTagtctacctctcttcccccgtGGTGCTGAGCCCCGTGGCGGTACCCGCCTGCCTTCCCAATCGTCAGCTGGCCAGCCATCTCCAGCGGGAGGATGTGAGGGGCATGGTCACAGGCTGGGGCGCCACACGGTACCTGGGGCACTCCTCACGCTTCCTGAGGAAAGTCACTCTGCCCGTGGTCGACCAGCAGAAGTGCATCGGCTCCACGGAGCAGGTCATCACGGACAACATGTTCTGCGCGGGCTACCTGGAGGCCGGCTTGGATGCCTGCAGTGGGGACAGTGGGGGTCCCTTTGTGGTCAACTACCGCGGTACCTGGTTCCTCACAGGGGTGGTGAGCTGGGGGGAGAAGTGTACCACCAAGGGGAAGTATGGCATCTACACCCGGCTAGGGAACTACCTGCACTGGATACAAGATACTATAGAAAGGCAGGTGCATAACAGTACACATAAATGAGGTGCAGCTCGGAGACGATCCCAATTCATTCCCTACCCCTTGACCCTTCAATGGATAGGTGCAAGCAGTTTAGTGGTGACCTTTACTATATTGCTGACACACCTGCAAAGATTGAAGGGTTGGGGGACAAGGGTAAGGCCCAAATTGGGGCGCTGATGATGAATTCCAAGTCAAACCCTAGCCCCAACAAGGTATTAGCAATACAGCAATAGCTTGTAATTGACCTCTGAGGGAGTTTTAGGATGCATCCAATCCTTTCAGATTTACAGAAATGCCTGAGTGCATTATGAAATATAAATTGCACCTGGGGTGAGTTCAGGAGAATACAATGCAACAATGTGTTTAGATAAATGCATTTTGAAGACCGGATTTTCTGTCATGATGTAAAATTGGGAATCATGTCAGCTCAATTCATTGCATTATTCTGACTGTTTTAAATTCACTGAACACGAACGACCCTGGTGCTTCAGTTACCTTATTTCATTTTATTGTGAATAATATCATTTACACACAAACTGTGCACATTATTAACCAGGTAAGATTTGGTTCTGAGAGCACTTGATCAGTTTCACCTCCCCATTTAACATTTTTCCCCCAAAGTAATACAAAGCTTCAAGTTTTAGGGCTGTTAAATGGAGTTTGTTGGAGTGTTTCGTGAAAGTACATAAGTTGCCACTAGCAATAAGTAGTTTGAATCATTTCAAACGACTTATTGTGCATTAAAGTGATAGTTCACTCCAATCAATGTATCATGTTTTTAAGACATCAACAGTGGCCAAATGAGATTGAGAGGAATCTAGCTCAAGGCCATAGGTAACGTTTCAAATAAAGACGACCTAGAGATCTGGTGAAACCCTCTTTATTATGAAAGTAACTTCGGAAACAACCGGCACACAGTCAAGACATACAGGCAGCTCCTACGTCTGTACAGCTTTTTCAGAAACAAAAGTAAAACAAAGGCCTAACGTACATTCAATACAGAGCATGGAAAATCTGAGCTATAGAAATTTAAGGCCAACGTTCAGTATATGCTGCATGTCGACACAACTGGAAATTACCTTAAAATCGTGCTATAACACCAATCTTCCACACTCCGTAGTGAATCTCTAGAGGACCGAAAGCCAAACAGAACGGTGAAGCCACACCACTATCATACATTCAGGCTGGCCTGAGGGGGTTTGACGATAGCATGGTCTCATCTATGTGCTTCAGCAAACCCGCTGTCATGCACCATCGTCAAGTTGGAGGAGTTGGCTAAAGCACACAGAACTGGGATCCGGGCCCTAATCAAATGGTTTAAATAATTGCATCCTTccatcctcccttccttccttggAATAATCACAGCTCTGATATTATTAGATCAGTAAAAGCTATGTATTGAAAGCTATGCTCTCAACCTAGCCgaaaaaggttttaaaaaaagaaaaaaagagaacaTTTAAATCAGAGGGGCATCCGGTTGCCCTGGACGCTGATCTTCACCGCGTGGCCCGTCTTCGTCATACGCTTTATGTCAGCGAAGCGACGCAACTGTTTGTCCACCCGTGACATACCCTTCTTAACCGGGGcctgggagacagagggaggagaggattaCAAAAGGATAGACAGGAAAGTGGAACTACTCTGTCGCAAACATTCACCAAAATACAGTGCGTCTTTGCCACAATATTGGACAGTGGTAGTACCACGACAAGCCTAGCGAGCAAGgttattgacacacacacacaccacacacacgcgcatCAAATTTGGAATGTTCTGTCGATCTGATATTTCTCATTAAGTTTCGTAACCATAGTATTTAAAACTCTGAACACTAAGTTGATTAGGAACACATTCCCACCATGCTGGGCACAAACTCAAGCAACAATGGTATAGCCAAATGTCTTAAATCCAGGGAAGTTCAAATGTCACAGCTCAAACagtgtagtactgtgtgttaTGTTTTAAACAggggattcattcattcattcattaggcGGCTGGGCAAAAGTGTGCAGAACCGTTTGAATTGGTAAGTGGTGGTATGGTTGCTCTCCAGTCCACACTGCACACAGTGGCCCTGGGTAGAAGCTtaccctctctcattctcaacCTTCACCATTAGTGGGGGTAACAattaactgacctaagatcagTTTCTATGGGCAACTTTGTCCAACCAAGGACCAGCAAAAGACATGCAGGTGGCACTTACTGCCCCGTGTGGTGACAGTAGGAATTACAGGGGCATGCCATTGCCATCCACATTGATCTTCACCGCTGTGATGCGCCGCTGTGACCTCTGCTGGGCGATGCGACGTTTGTGCTTTTCCAATCGGCTTATCCCTTTCTTAATGCTCGTCTACAGTCGGGAACCAATCACATTCAGCTCCTTACCGATGCCCACGTCATGTATTGACAAAACATCTAACAGACCCAGTTCAGTCACAACTAAGGTAACTTAGCTAAAAATGACCTAGAAACGGTTATGTCCGGAATCAAGGATTTCAGGTTGGAGAAGAAAATTGGTCTGAATTATACAGTTAAAAGAAATGGGAAAACTAtcctttctcctcccttctcccaggCAGACAGCTGGACGGACAAACACTCACTGCTCTGGACTCGCTCTCCACGTTCCATTTGGGCCGCACAACATAGTCCTTGTTGGATGGCATGGGCACCCTGGCCCGGGCACAGAACCCAGGGTCGCCTGGGCGCAGAGCTCTGTCGGGCAACAAACACAGGAGGGGTGTCAGCAAAGAGCAACACAGACAACGGACTCAGACACAACATGTGAACACCGAGGTCACGACTCACTTCTCTTCTCCCGTCAGCACTTTCTCCAGGTCTCTATGAGGAGTCTGTCCCCCTGAgctgttgggagagagagagagggagaacgagatgggaagagagacagagtctgagtgaccactgactgacctggCCACACACAGTTAACAAACAGTAAGGGTGCAGCTAGCACTCTGCACACTGGTTTTAACACATGCCGTTACTGCCACTTTCCTGTTCAAAGGTTAGTGTTTGAGAATAGTAGCAAAGACGGTACAGTATGAAGATGGGCAGAAACTGCTTCATCGATAAAAGTCACCGATCATGCTTGTAAGCGATGTCATGGTGACGTTGGCGAGCTAAGCTCATGCGCAGAAACACGTCATCGGGTCTAACGGTCGTCTTGCGCCGAACTGCGCATCTGCTGCATGTCATATCAAAAGGCACTCCTTTGATATGTTGTTTTTGACTCAAATTAAAACGTGTCCGTTGGTCACTTTCACAAGGTTGAAGTAAtaactacttaagacattggctcaagtctaggttgtgcctttagatttcaAGAAAATTAGCAACTTAGGAAGAATTTTCCCCCTTCTCTCATTGACTTTTCAAACACCAAACCCCGGCCTGGTTTGCTTGGACAGTTTGGCAGTTTCCCGGGAAGTCTCAagatgttgcgcctctgggtttcGAAACTCTACGGTGATTATATACTCAGAAAACATTTTGATAGATGACTGTAAATCGCACTGCTTTGGTGGAATTACCCGCACTGTCGAGAGTACATTACTCTCGAGTTGTGTATATAACATTTAATGAAATGGGTTATAGCAAATGTCACTCATGTACTGCCCTGCTGTGTGCTGCCCGGACCGACTCAGTTCTTTAGGTCCTAAAATAAGTGTCTCAATAAAGCATTGAACTCTATCAACACACAATGCACACCCAAACAAAACATACTGGCTACATACAGGCTATATGAAGAAACACCAAAAAAACTAAGATGTTTATTCCTGAACTGGAGAGAGATGTCATTTGAAGAGCAAGAGGATATGACGTACACAGAGGTTAGGGTTAAAAGGTCAGCGGGGGGTGGCCAGACAACCTTCACTGCTAACTGAGGAAGCGATCTATAGCTATACTCTGCATTGTGCCAAGATCGAAGCCCTGGCCCAGTGACGCGTTTTAGCTTCTGACAGAGATGGTAAGAGTTACAACAGCAAACACTGATCCAACACGGTTAAAATGAAGGGAATCTCCCACACAAACAATAATCTTACAAAGAAGCCTGTCTAACCCTCAACACTGCTCAAAATGAAGCCATACTCACAACAAAGCCTCAGTAACTCAAGGCTCAATCTGACTCTTCTACCATCATTCATACCAACACCTATCATTGtctctgggggaaaaaaacatcaccaGATATAACAACCTGGGGGGGTTGAAAATCTGACTGCAGCCAAAGTCACTCCTGTGTCGGAGCAATCATGCAACCACACTGAACCTGAGTTGCTGCGGGGAGAAGACATCCGGTTCCTTGGACCTCTCCACCTTTTGGGGCTGACTGGGGGGGGGGGCACGTTGGGAAGTAGACAagtcatggagagagagggggatttgACAAAGATGAGCAGAGTGACACAGTGAAATGAGGAGTGTGAGGACTGTAAAGTAGATGAATAGAGGACAGGCAGGGGGAATAGATAGGAACAGTGGGACAATGAGCTGGAAAGGGTGGGAGGGGGC from Oncorhynchus keta strain PuntledgeMale-10-30-2019 chromosome 18, Oket_V2, whole genome shotgun sequence harbors:
- the LOC118397029 gene encoding coagulation factor X-like, with protein sequence MSQSDGWLLTVLLVSVGSLFESKVFLEQRHAVQLLRGPRRPRANFFLEEMMPGNLERECYEETCSQEEAAEIFQTKEKTVEFWYRYKNLNPCHYNPCKNGGICTIYRDGYLCLCPPRYDGKTCAIEVFECQFKNGGCLHYCTNQERTTGVQCSCAEGYQLDEDGKTCSETVAFPCGKKQSEASLRRSLLDESVPFNPTFRHSDMNLTITTEGERNSTSTLLAINSTQPGGNGTEYMEDVNEDTRIVGGQLERQGGSPWQVMLCREDGYGFCGGTLISQRWVVSSAHCMHKIPDHVTIGDYDKQRHDPGEQKIKVAKVVVHPHFHDYTFDSDIALVYLSSPVVLSPVAVPACLPNRQLASHLQREDVRGMVTGWGATRYLGHSSRFLRKVTLPVVDQQKCIGSTEQVITDNMFCAGYLEAGLDACSGDSGGPFVVNYRGTWFLTGVVSWGEKCTTKGKYGIYTRLGNYLHWIQDTIERQVHNSTHK